A region of Pyxidicoccus parkwaysis DNA encodes the following proteins:
- a CDS encoding peptidylprolyl isomerase, whose amino-acid sequence MNSLHPERSAPALLPSVRIATVLLVTALLATACRDEDVVAQVGRTEVRRADLDEFTSHRAREPGDTEAQLDALIARTRLAEEAHALDLDKRPEIRARLEAARREVLAQAVLEEKLQGATSEKTLRERYEATKDTLTRRQVHVRQIMVRLPAGADEATLRRARERANLLYARVIGGEPFEKVAREASEDEGSAARGGDLGVVREGQVHQAFLEAVAVLKNGELSKPFETPFGVHIAQALAPMEKVVPSYEEVRGRLAAESRNEAEARLSKELEERIPVKRFPQVLKNTRDSAPDAAIREEGSR is encoded by the coding sequence ATGAACTCTCTCCATCCCGAGCGGAGCGCTCCCGCGCTCCTCCCGTCCGTCCGAATCGCGACTGTCCTCCTGGTGACAGCCCTGCTCGCCACGGCCTGTCGTGACGAGGACGTGGTCGCCCAGGTCGGACGCACCGAGGTCCGCCGCGCGGACCTGGACGAATTCACCTCCCATCGTGCCCGTGAGCCCGGTGACACCGAAGCCCAGCTCGATGCGCTCATCGCCCGCACCCGGCTCGCCGAGGAGGCCCATGCGCTCGATCTCGACAAGCGTCCCGAGATTCGCGCGCGCCTCGAAGCGGCTCGCCGCGAGGTGCTCGCCCAGGCCGTGCTGGAGGAGAAGCTCCAGGGCGCGACGAGCGAGAAGACGCTCCGTGAGCGCTACGAAGCCACCAAGGACACCCTGACCCGCCGCCAGGTCCACGTGCGCCAGATCATGGTGCGCCTCCCAGCGGGAGCGGACGAGGCCACGCTCCGTCGCGCGCGAGAGCGCGCCAACCTGCTCTACGCCCGAGTCATCGGCGGAGAGCCATTCGAGAAGGTCGCCCGCGAGGCCAGCGAGGACGAGGGCTCCGCGGCTCGCGGCGGAGACCTCGGCGTCGTGCGCGAGGGACAGGTCCATCAGGCCTTCCTCGAAGCCGTCGCGGTGCTGAAGAACGGCGAGCTGAGCAAGCCCTTCGAGACTCCCTTCGGCGTCCACATCGCCCAGGCACTCGCGCCGATGGAGAAGGTCGTTCCCTCGTACGAAGAAGTCCGCGGACGTCTCGCGGCGGAATCCCGGAACGAGGCCGAGGCCCGCCTCTCGAAGGAGCTCGAGGAGCGCATCCCCGTGAAGCGCTTCCCTCAGGTCCTGAAGAACACCAGGGACTCCGCACCCGACGCGGCAATCCGAGAGGAGGGCTCCCGATGA